A single window of Candidatus Flexicrinis affinis DNA harbors:
- the pstC gene encoding phosphate ABC transporter permease subunit PstC: protein MLVTAIEGDILTVERGAQGSVINDHSAGANIALPDYVTFGEFISNTLWQPQGGEFGILPLITATLLTSGVALAVAIPLGLGAAIYLSEYARPGVRNTLKPILEILAGIPTVVYGFFALTFVTPTLKNLLFGSSLNSLNMLAAGITVGILITPLISSMCEDAISAVPRSLREASYGVGATRLETTAKIVLPAAASGISAGIILAMSRAVGETMVVLLAAGAGPNFTFDLRQSAETMAGHIARISTGDISYGSLDYTSIFAVGMTLFLSTLALNIVSDFISRRLRERY, encoded by the coding sequence ATGCTTGTTACCGCGATCGAAGGGGACATCCTCACGGTTGAGCGCGGCGCGCAAGGCTCGGTGATCAACGATCACAGTGCCGGGGCCAATATCGCGCTGCCGGACTACGTAACGTTTGGCGAGTTCATCTCCAACACGCTCTGGCAGCCTCAAGGTGGCGAATTCGGCATCCTCCCGTTGATCACCGCCACGCTGCTGACCAGCGGCGTCGCGCTGGCGGTCGCCATTCCACTCGGCCTCGGTGCGGCGATCTACTTGAGCGAGTACGCCCGACCCGGCGTACGCAATACGCTCAAGCCGATCCTCGAGATCCTTGCCGGCATCCCGACCGTCGTGTACGGCTTCTTCGCCCTCACGTTCGTCACACCGACCTTGAAGAACTTGCTGTTCGGCAGTTCGCTGAACTCGCTGAACATGCTGGCGGCAGGGATCACTGTTGGCATTCTCATTACTCCGCTGATCAGCTCGATGTGCGAGGACGCAATCAGCGCCGTGCCGCGCTCGCTCCGCGAGGCGTCTTATGGCGTAGGCGCGACCCGCCTCGAAACGACCGCCAAAATCGTGCTGCCTGCGGCAGCCAGCGGAATTTCGGCCGGGATCATACTCGCCATGTCGCGCGCAGTGGGCGAGACGATGGTTGTGCTGCTGGCCGCGGGCGCTGGCCCGAACTTTACGTTCGACCTGCGGCAGAGCGCCGAGACGATGGCCGGCCACATCGCGCGCATTAGTACCGGCGATATCTCTTACGGCTCGCTGGACTATACGAGCATCTTTGCGGTCGGCATGACACTGTTCCTATCGACACTGGCGCTCAACATCGTCAGCGACTTCATATCGCGCCGCCTACGCGAAAGGTACTAA
- the pstS gene encoding phosphate ABC transporter substrate-binding protein PstS family protein has protein sequence MQKFRVLAVILVIAVALSGAVMAQDQNIVELAASNPDLSTLVSLVEAAGLVETLSGEGPFTVFAPTNDAFAALPDFVVEYVTSNPEVLTAVLTYHVVAGAAVSSDQVVSGPVASVNGAAITLTVNDMGVYADQAQVITADVMASNGVVHVIDSVIVPPIAVPEIIAADVTGDIVNAGSSTVFPVSQFIAAEFAAEGFTGEITVDSIGSGAGYERFCAAEIPSDIANASRAIRQSEIDACAANGRVPVEFRVGDDGLSVVVNPANDWADDLTLAELALAFSTAVTWADVRPGFPECEIVRYSPGTDSGTFDFFTEVVFDEDTAPILAASQINLNEDDNVLLDGVAQNECAIGYFGYAYYVENVDRIKLVAVDGVAPTADSVASGAYVLARPLFIYTSADVIAEKPHVGQYLLYYMGRVPDAIDTTGYFPANPYVFNVAKLLAVALVNTSSGSM, from the coding sequence ATGCAGAAGTTTCGTGTACTAGCGGTAATCCTGGTCATCGCGGTTGCACTTTCGGGCGCCGTTATGGCTCAAGATCAGAACATTGTCGAGCTGGCTGCCAGCAACCCGGATCTCTCGACGCTGGTCAGTCTGGTGGAAGCCGCGGGCTTGGTCGAAACGCTGAGCGGTGAAGGTCCGTTTACGGTGTTCGCCCCGACCAATGACGCGTTCGCCGCGCTGCCCGACTTCGTCGTCGAATACGTGACCTCGAACCCGGAAGTCTTGACCGCGGTCCTCACCTACCACGTGGTTGCGGGTGCAGCCGTAAGCAGCGATCAGGTCGTGTCCGGCCCGGTTGCCTCGGTGAACGGCGCCGCGATTACCTTGACCGTCAACGACATGGGCGTGTATGCCGATCAGGCGCAGGTCATAACCGCAGATGTGATGGCTAGCAACGGCGTCGTCCACGTGATTGACAGCGTCATCGTTCCTCCAATCGCAGTCCCCGAGATCATCGCCGCAGACGTAACTGGCGACATCGTCAACGCCGGCAGTTCGACGGTGTTCCCGGTATCCCAGTTCATCGCTGCCGAGTTCGCTGCCGAAGGCTTCACGGGTGAGATCACTGTGGACAGCATTGGTTCGGGAGCCGGCTACGAGCGCTTCTGCGCAGCCGAAATCCCCAGCGACATCGCCAACGCCAGCCGAGCCATCCGCCAGAGCGAGATCGATGCCTGCGCCGCTAACGGCCGCGTTCCGGTCGAGTTCCGCGTGGGCGACGACGGTCTGTCGGTGGTGGTCAACCCCGCCAACGACTGGGCCGACGATCTGACGCTTGCCGAATTGGCGCTTGCCTTCTCGACCGCCGTGACGTGGGCCGATGTCCGCCCCGGCTTCCCCGAGTGCGAGATCGTCCGGTACTCGCCGGGCACCGACAGCGGCACGTTCGATTTCTTCACCGAGGTCGTGTTCGATGAGGACACCGCTCCGATCCTTGCCGCCAGTCAGATCAACCTGAACGAAGACGACAACGTCCTGCTGGACGGTGTGGCGCAGAACGAATGCGCAATCGGCTACTTCGGCTACGCCTACTACGTTGAGAACGTTGACCGCATCAAGCTGGTCGCGGTCGACGGCGTGGCCCCGACTGCCGACAGCGTTGCCAGCGGCGCTTACGTTCTGGCCCGTCCGCTGTTCATCTACACGTCAGCCGACGTCATCGCCGAGAAACCGCATGTCGGCCAGTACCTGCTCTACTACATGGGCCGCGTACCGGATGCGATCGACACGACCGGCTACTTCCCGGCGAATCCGTATGTCTTCAACGTCGCCAAGCTGCTGGCTGTGGCGCTGGTGAACACCTCAAGCGGTTCGATGTAA